The genomic DNA GATAGATCATCGACAATATCTGCTGACAGCGTTCCTCGAGTTCGAGCAAGGCGGTTCGGATCAGATGCTGTTCCTCTAGCTCGATCAGCATTTCGTCCGCCAGCGGCGTCTCGTCGCGGATATTTGCCATCTCGGCCTCCATCTCCTCTTCGGTCGCGGGCGAATAAAGCCCCTTCGAACCTCGCACCACGGCCCAGGTCTTAAATTTCGCCGTCGTCACGATCCACGACCTGATCCGGTCCGGCTGCTCGATCTCGCCGATCTTCTCGAACAGCGTCAGAAAAACCTCCTGAAAAACATCCGCCGCCTGTTCCTCGCTCAGCCCGGCACGCCGCGGCACGGCATAGATCAAACGCTGATACCGACCGACCAATTCATCCCAAGCCGCCTGCTCCCCCCGAGCACACCGCCGCACCAACCCCGCATCGCCATTATCGACAGCGCGCGACCCAAGTAATGATTCAATTGGAGAGGTATCATCCACTAACTAACGATATTGGGATATTCCACGATTTTTCGCAACGGACAAGCTCGACATTGAGTCTTGCTCCCTGGCACAAGCCCGCACGTGAGTAACGGCGTAACGTCCAACGTAGGTATTGCCAACCTATACGGTTAATGCTACATTGCGTTGACAGACGCACACGATAATACCGGCTCAGCGTTGAGCATGGATCGATCCGGCGGAGGGGAAATGCAGATGGACGGAAACAAAACGAAAGTGCTTAGTTGGGGTTCGATCATCGCGATCATGATAGGGGTCGGATTGGTCGCTGGACTAGTGATCGGCCTGTTGAGCGAGACATTTGGCCTGTCGTCAAGCGCCCTCGGAGCCGGAGTTGGGGCAAGCGTCGGCGTCGTCGGAGCTATCCTAATAGCTCGACGCCGGGCAGCACTCAGCCAACGATAATCGATCCGAAGTCCACGATCCCATGAACACTCTTTACTACGGCGACAATCTAAAGATCCTCCGCGACTACATCAAAGACGAGAGCGTTGACCTCGTTTATCTCGATCCGCCGTTCAATAGTAATCGCAATTACAATGTCCTGTTCTGCAACGAATCGGGCAGCGACAGCGAATCGCAGATCACGGCGTTCGAAGACACTTGGCACTGGAACCTCGCCGCCGAGGAAACCTATCACGAACTGATAAACGAACCCGATCAGGTCGGCCGCATGATCGAATCTTTCCGCCAGTTCATCGGCAACAACCAGTTGATGGCCTATCTCGTCATGATGGCCGTCTGTCTAAAAGAACTCCCCCGCGTCCTAAAACCGACAGGTTCTCTCTACCTCCACTGCGACCCGACCGCTTAGCGCTCTTTGACGATTTGTTGTGAAAACGGGAGAAATGATCTATTTTCGTTCCAAAGATAAGTTATTGTCTGGAATGATTCTGGATAATGCACGAAATATGATTATTGAGCGGAATGATTGTGCTCAATCATAAGTTGGGCGGGCACAACGTTCAACGCACAACCTGCAGGTCTTCCCATGTTCAGGTCGACCGTCATCAAGAAATGGGCGAACCTCCAGACAAACTAACGCATATATGGTTCGATTGGGGAATGATCAGACGGTCACTAGTGCGACCATATCGGGTGCCGGTGTCGATGGTCTTTTTCCTCGCTTTGGTTCCCTTCTATGTCCTGATCCCGGAATTCCTGCCGCCCGAAGTGAGATACTCGCCCGCACTTGAGCTCGATCGAGCTTTGCCTCTGCTGCCATCCTGGGCGCTCGTGTACGGAGCCCTTTACTTGTTCTTGATATTGCTTCCTATCTTTGTCGTCAGACATGACGAGCTCGTCCGGCGGATGTTCAATGCCTATCTGCTGACCTGGATCACGGCGTACCTTTTTTTCTTCGTTCTCTATCCGACGGTCGCACCCCGGCCCGAAATTATAACCGGCGAAGGATTTGGAACGTGGGGCCTGCGTGCACTCTATTCGGCCGACCCACCGTACAACTGTTTTCCGTCACTCCATGTGGCACATTCTTTCGTGTCGGCGCTGGCGTGTTCCCGTGTGCATCGCGGACTTGGGGTCGTCGCGACGATATTTGCGACGCTCGTCGCCGTCTCCACGCTGTTAACAAAACAGCACTTTATGCTGGATCTGATCGCGGGCATCTTTCTCGCCACAGTCGCCTACGCCATCTTTCTGCGCAGTTACCCTTATGACCGGATCTCCAAATTCGACCGGCGAATCGCCCCTGCCATTGCAATGTGCGTCGGAGCGCTCGTCGCTGCCGTCCTCGCTATTTCCTGGTTGGCTTACATCTGGGGCGGCGAGACGCAATTCACATTCGGACCGTGAAAGTCGCTTCTCCGGGTCCGTCGAGGTACGCCGCGCGGCGATAGACAGCAACACCCCTTCGCACTTCTCGAACGCATCATTCAGGCATCGTCGAACGAAGGCGACGTAGTTCCCGATCCTTTCTGCGGCTGCGGAACGACAATCGCGGCGGCTCAGAAACTTAACCGCGAATGGACCGGTATTGATGTCACTCATCTCGCCGTCGGCCTCATGAAACTGCGGCTGCAAGACTCGTTCAATATGGTTCCTGTTGGTACAAAAAAGACAACAAAAAGCTCCCCTCCTTACGAAGGAGGGGTGGCACCCGCTTCGGGTGACGGGGTGGTTCTCTCTCCCGCGACCGAAGACGCATCGCTCACTATAGAACCACCTGCACAAACCGAAACTAAAAACCACCCCGTCGGCGAAACGCCGCCACCCCTCCTTCGTAAGGAGGGGAGCCTTTAGTACCGCGTCATCGGCCAACCCGAGGACATTGAAGGAGCACGCGAACTCGCGGACAAGGACAAATATGGCTTCCAGTTGGTGGATTCTGCCGCTGATCGGAGCGAAAGCATTCGGCTCGGAGGCCGGAAAGAAAGAGGTCAAGAAAGGCGCGGACGGCGGCATCGACGGAATGATCGTCTTTACCGACGATAATTCGGGCAAAGCAAAGAAAGTTATCGTCTCGGTCAAAGGCGGCGACGAACACGTCGCCGTTTCGTACGATCCCAACTGTCTCCCATCAGCGTCCATTTTTCCCATTACTGCCCAGCCGTACCCTTACACCCATTGGCTTCCCATGTTTCTCACGGCTGTCTCTGCGATTCAACGTGAATGATCTTTATAAGTTACGCTTCCTCTATAACTTACGCGGAAACGACAACAGACCTTAACCTTTTCTGACTGCCTCCACCGCCGTCGCCGCAGGTGTTGGGATGTGCCAGATCGACACATTACGCCTGATGAGGTGTTAGGCGATCCTTGCGGTTCGGAAAATGACTGCGATCAGATCGAGCTGTTTCGACTAAAATCTCCGTCGAAACTAGCGCCGAAACGACACAAATGGCCATTTTGATACATCGAAAAACGATGGGTGTGGTGGGCGCTCTGCTGGGGCGATGCGTGGCCGTTATCGGTTTTCAGCGGTGACGGCGGTGAATATCTCTGTCTCTAAGCAAAAAACGGATTGTCGCAGGCGTCAAAAAGATTGTCGCTGAGTCACTTTTTGATTGTCGCTAGCCGCAAAAATGCTGTCGCAACGCCTTCTTAAATTGTCACAGGATTTCCACGCATTTGACGCTTGTGATAACATTTCGTTCTCGAATGTATAACGGTTGCTTACAGCCCTCGTGATCCTATTCGGCGCGTAGGAGTATTTTATGGACAAGTTTTTGGTACGCGGCGGACGGCCGCTGCATGGAAAGATCGAGATCAGCGGTGCTAAGAATTCGGCATTGCCCTGCCTCGCGGCGACGCTGCTCTCATCCGAGACAGTGATATTGCACAACGTGCCTTATGTAAAGGATCTGATCACGTTTCGGCGGCTGCTAGAGGATCTCGGAGCGACCGCTTTGACGCCCGAATTGCGGACCGTCAAGGTGAATGCGTCAAATGTCCAGATATTCGAAGCACCGTACGAGTTGGTTAAAACCATGCGAGCGAGCGTCTTGGCACTCGGGCCGCTGCTCGCGAGATTTGGCCAGGCAAAGGTCAGCCTGCCCGGCGGCTGCGCCATCGGAACACGGCCGATCGACCTGCATCTGAAGGCGTTCGAGCAGCTCGGAGCGGTCGTTTCACTCGAATCGGGCGATGTCGTCGCACGTGCCCCGAAAGGCCGGCTGGTCGGCAATACCGTCGATTTTGAAAAGGTCACGGTCACCGGAACCGAGAACGTCATGATGGCCGCGTCACTCGCGATCGGCAAGACGATCATCAAGAACGCCGCTCAGGAACCCGAGATCGACGACCTCGCCGAGCTGCTGAACAAAATGGGAGCCCGCATCAAAGGTGCCGGAACTTCGGTCATCGAGATCGAAGGGGTCGAGGCCCTCAGCAGTGCCGAACACACTATCATTCCTGATCGCATCGAGACCGGAACGTTTATCGTCGCCGCAGCGATCACCGGCGGCGAGCTTGAGATCAAGAGCTGCCGTCCCGAACATCTGACTGCCGTGATCGAGAAGCTTCGCGAAGCCGGCGTCGATATCGAGGAGCTTAACCAAAGCACTCTCCGCGTTAAACGATCTAGCGGCGGCCTCAAAGCATCGGATGTTACGACCGAGCCGCATCCGCTTTTCCCGACCGATATGCAGGCCCAATACATGGCACTGATGACCCAGGCCGACGGCGAATCAAAGGTCGTCGAGACGATCTTCGAAAACCGTTTTATGCACGCCTCTGAATTGATCCGCATGGGCGCCGACATCCAGATCGCCGGTAATACCGCGACCGTTCGAGGCCGAACCCAACTCATGGGAGCCAAGATAATCGCATCCGACCTGCGTGCGTCGGCGTCGCTCGTGCTTGCGGCGTTATGTGCAGAGGGCGAAACGCGTATCGACCGTGTTTATCATATCGACCGCGGATACGAGACGATCGTTCGAAAATTGCGTTCGCTGGGAGCCGACATCGAGCGTGTTCAGGATACGTCGGGGAGCGTCCACGACACGACGGCTTGAGATTTAAATTAACTAATTAGGGCGGCGTGTGATTTAATTAAGTCATCTAAGTATGGCTGTGAAAGATTGCATATTTTGTAAAATAGCTGCCGGCGAGATACCTTCGGCAAAGGTCTTTGAGGACGAACGGTGCCTCGCGTTCAACGATCTGTCGCCTCAGGCTCCGACGCATATTTTGATAATTCCGCGCGAGCATGTTGATTCGCTGGACAAAGCGGACGAAGCAATGAGTGCGACGCTCGGCCATTTGCTGCTTACGGCGGCTGACATTGCCAGAGCGAAGGGCTTTGCCGACGACGGATATCGCGTCGTCATCAACACCAACGCCGACGGCGGCCAGACCGTTTTTCATCTGCACGTTCATCTGCTCGCCGGACGGCCGTTCATCTTTCCGCCGGGATAATACCAAATATTCTTAACAGTTTTTATGAATAGATCTGCGATTCTGATCATATTTTTGTTCGCATTTTCAATGCAGTTCGGCTGCAAGAAAGCGGCCGTTAACGCCAACACCGAGACAAATGCAAATGTGGCGACCGTTTCGCCGTTTGCCGAGATCACCGACGCGAACGCTGCATTTGCCGAGGGCAACCGGCTTTTTGACGACAACCAGACCGAAATGGCTATCGAGGCCTATAAGCGGGCGGTCGAGATAAGTCCGGA from Acidobacteriota bacterium includes the following:
- a CDS encoding sigma-70 family RNA polymerase sigma factor, coding for MDDTSPIESLLGSRAVDNGDAGLVRRCARGEQAAWDELVGRYQRLIYAVPRRAGLSEEQAADVFQEVFLTLFEKIGEIEQPDRIRSWIVTTAKFKTWAVVRGSKGLYSPATEEEMEAEMANIRDETPLADEMLIELEEQHLIRTALLELEERCQQILSMIYLRDPAATYVEVAAAINVGETSISPLRSRCLKKLEKVLTK
- a CDS encoding phosphatase PAP2 family protein, with the translated sequence MGEPPDKLTHIWFDWGMIRRSLVRPYRVPVSMVFFLALVPFYVLIPEFLPPEVRYSPALELDRALPLLPSWALVYGALYLFLILLPIFVVRHDELVRRMFNAYLLTWITAYLFFFVLYPTVAPRPEIITGEGFGTWGLRALYSADPPYNCFPSLHVAHSFVSALACSRVHRGLGVVATIFATLVAVSTLLTKQHFMLDLIAGIFLATVAYAIFLRSYPYDRISKFDRRIAPAIAMCVGALVAAVLAISWLAYIWGGETQFTFGP
- the murA gene encoding UDP-N-acetylglucosamine 1-carboxyvinyltransferase, coding for MDKFLVRGGRPLHGKIEISGAKNSALPCLAATLLSSETVILHNVPYVKDLITFRRLLEDLGATALTPELRTVKVNASNVQIFEAPYELVKTMRASVLALGPLLARFGQAKVSLPGGCAIGTRPIDLHLKAFEQLGAVVSLESGDVVARAPKGRLVGNTVDFEKVTVTGTENVMMAASLAIGKTIIKNAAQEPEIDDLAELLNKMGARIKGAGTSVIEIEGVEALSSAEHTIIPDRIETGTFIVAAAITGGELEIKSCRPEHLTAVIEKLREAGVDIEELNQSTLRVKRSSGGLKASDVTTEPHPLFPTDMQAQYMALMTQADGESKVVETIFENRFMHASELIRMGADIQIAGNTATVRGRTQLMGAKIIASDLRASASLVLAALCAEGETRIDRVYHIDRGYETIVRKLRSLGADIERVQDTSGSVHDTTA
- a CDS encoding histidine triad nucleotide-binding protein, yielding MKDCIFCKIAAGEIPSAKVFEDERCLAFNDLSPQAPTHILIIPREHVDSLDKADEAMSATLGHLLLTAADIARAKGFADDGYRVVINTNADGGQTVFHLHVHLLAGRPFIFPPG